The following coding sequences lie in one Oceanicola sp. 502str15 genomic window:
- a CDS encoding fumarylacetoacetate hydrolase family protein has product MTRLATVTLPSGETAWGTVTEAGFHALSPLFPQYPTLREVVAAGACEEVAKAGDEQPAQSDFTYEIPIPSPEKIICVGVNFPDRNAEYKDGKEAPPKPSLFIRFPRSFTGHNRPLIRPPETPQLDYEGEIAVVIGKGGRRIPEAEALSHIGALTLCNEGTLRDWVRHAKFNVTQGKNWDSSGAMGPWLVPFTDEAQITEADIETRVNGELRQQDNTARMLFPVAFQIAYISTFTTLVPGDIIVSGTPTGAGARFDPPKFLKPGDVVEVTSPGLGILRNTVEDA; this is encoded by the coding sequence ATGACCCGCCTCGCCACTGTCACCCTGCCCTCGGGCGAAACCGCCTGGGGCACCGTCACCGAGGCGGGTTTTCACGCCCTCTCACCCCTCTTCCCGCAGTATCCGACCCTGCGTGAAGTGGTGGCCGCCGGTGCCTGCGAAGAGGTCGCGAAAGCGGGCGATGAGCAGCCCGCGCAGAGTGATTTCACCTACGAAATCCCGATCCCCTCGCCCGAAAAGATCATCTGCGTCGGGGTCAACTTTCCCGACCGGAATGCCGAATACAAAGACGGCAAGGAGGCCCCGCCAAAGCCGTCCCTCTTCATCCGTTTTCCGCGCAGCTTCACCGGCCACAACCGCCCGCTGATCCGCCCGCCGGAAACGCCCCAGCTCGACTACGAGGGCGAGATCGCTGTGGTCATCGGCAAGGGTGGCCGCCGCATCCCCGAGGCCGAGGCGCTGAGCCACATCGGCGCGCTGACGCTGTGCAACGAGGGCACCCTGCGCGACTGGGTCCGCCACGCCAAGTTCAACGTAACCCAAGGTAAAAACTGGGATTCTTCCGGTGCCATGGGCCCCTGGCTCGTGCCCTTCACCGATGAGGCGCAGATCACCGAGGCCGATATCGAAACCCGCGTGAACGGCGAGCTGCGCCAGCAAGACAACACCGCCCGGATGCTCTTTCCGGTCGCGTTCCAGATCGCCTATATCTCCACCTTCACCACGCTGGTCCCCGGCGACATCATCGTCTCCGGCACCCCCACCGGCGCAGGCGCGCGCTTCGATCCGCCGAAGTTCCTGAAGCCCGGCGACGTGGTCGAGGTCACCTCTCCCGGTCTCGGCATCCTGCGCAACACCGTGGAAGACGCGTAG
- a CDS encoding PaaX family transcriptional regulator C-terminal domain-containing protein encodes MSAAPEPSDLSPEFLAAAAPLRPGAHRVWSLIVTVFGDLARAEGEEIDGAALGRIMAAVAVKPEAMRVALHRLRKEGWLESRKAGRGAVHALSAQGRASSQAAAPRIYATLAEGPEAWFLALGEGGLEAGAGEVQLAPTLLLSPAPAPALAAGRIEALPDWLRARLCSDELFEEAAALERALASVRVPAGLAPVEVAALRALVVHSWRRVVLRAPQVPPRFMPEGWAGERCRSLVVSLLAALPRPEVGEI; translated from the coding sequence ATGAGCGCCGCCCCGGAACCATCTGACCTTTCGCCCGAATTTCTGGCCGCCGCCGCGCCGCTCAGGCCGGGGGCACATCGCGTGTGGTCGCTCATCGTGACCGTGTTCGGAGACCTTGCCCGCGCCGAGGGCGAGGAGATCGACGGCGCGGCACTGGGGCGGATCATGGCGGCGGTGGCGGTGAAGCCCGAGGCGATGCGGGTGGCGCTGCACCGGCTGCGCAAGGAGGGCTGGCTGGAGAGCCGCAAGGCCGGGCGGGGCGCGGTCCACGCGCTGAGTGCGCAGGGCCGGGCAAGCTCGCAGGCCGCAGCGCCCCGCATTTATGCCACCCTCGCCGAGGGGCCGGAGGCGTGGTTTCTGGCGCTGGGTGAGGGGGGCCTGGAAGCCGGGGCGGGCGAGGTGCAACTAGCGCCGACCCTGCTGCTTTCGCCCGCGCCTGCGCCGGCTCTCGCCGCCGGGCGGATCGAGGCGCTGCCCGACTGGCTGCGCGCAAGGCTTTGTTCTGACGAACTTTTCGAAGAGGCCGCTGCGCTGGAGCGGGCGCTGGCCTCGGTGCGGGTGCCCGCTGGGCTGGCCCCGGTGGAGGTGGCCGCGCTGCGGGCGCTGGTGGTGCATTCATGGCGCCGCGTGGTGCTGCGCGCGCCGCAGGTTCCCCCGCGCTTCATGCCCGAGGGCTGGGCCGGGGAGCGCTGCCGCAGCCTCGTGGTGAGCCTGCTGGCGGCGCTGCCTAGGCCGGAGGTGGGCGAGATCTAG
- the paaZ gene encoding phenylacetic acid degradation bifunctional protein PaaZ — MIEVGSYVGGVWMAPGEGARDIHDAITGARIGRAGNAALDAGAMLEHGRRVGGPVLRAMGFKARAKMLKALALHLSGQKEALYELSYTTGGTAVDHMIDVDGGIGTLFVYASKGVKELPEDGPLLDGDVEFFGKAGSFGGRHICVPLQGVAVHINAFNFPVWGMLEKIAPCLLAGVPAIVKPATATAHVTEACVRMMLEAGVLPEGALQLVTGGLGDTLERLGPQDVVTFTGSAETALKLRGTPALLRNSVRFTAEQDSLNASILGPDAGPDSPEFDLFVKEVHREMTAKAGQKCTAIRRILVPEAQVDAVIEAVSARLAKTTVGDPREEGVRMGALVSAAQAADVLEKAAIIGWEAELVFGGMDGFAPLGERATGGAFVAPHLFRADPDAAQRVHDTEAFGPVSTVMGYRDMAHACEIAARGQGSLVASVITHDPAVAREAVMGLAAWHGRVYLNDRVSMKESTGHGAPMPHMVHGGPGRAGGGEELGGIRAVTHYMQRTAVQGSPEMLRAVSGVQVKGAPEVVSAGHPFRRKFGELEVGQVLQTASREITLEDIEHFAEFTGDTFYAHMNEEAAARNPFFPGRVAHGYLLLSFAAGLFVDPEEGPVLANTGLEGLAFMQPVVPGDSISVRLTVASKKRRTAEHGEVRWAVEIANQEGATVAEYELLTMVAG, encoded by the coding sequence ATGATCGAAGTTGGCAGCTATGTGGGCGGCGTGTGGATGGCACCGGGCGAGGGGGCGCGGGACATTCATGATGCAATTACCGGCGCGCGGATCGGCCGCGCCGGGAATGCGGCGCTGGATGCGGGCGCGATGCTGGAGCATGGCCGCAGGGTCGGCGGGCCGGTGCTGCGGGCGATGGGCTTCAAGGCGCGGGCGAAGATGCTGAAGGCGCTGGCGCTGCATCTCTCCGGCCAGAAGGAGGCGCTCTACGAGTTGAGCTACACCACCGGCGGCACGGCAGTGGACCATATGATCGACGTCGATGGCGGCATCGGCACGCTCTTCGTTTACGCCTCCAAGGGGGTGAAGGAGCTGCCCGAGGACGGGCCGCTGCTGGATGGCGATGTGGAGTTTTTCGGCAAGGCAGGCAGCTTCGGCGGGCGGCATATTTGCGTTCCGCTTCAGGGGGTTGCGGTGCATATCAACGCCTTCAACTTCCCGGTCTGGGGGATGCTGGAAAAGATCGCGCCCTGCCTGCTGGCGGGGGTTCCGGCCATCGTGAAACCGGCCACGGCAACCGCCCATGTGACCGAAGCCTGCGTGCGCATGATGCTGGAGGCCGGCGTGCTGCCCGAGGGCGCCTTGCAGCTTGTCACCGGGGGGCTGGGCGACACGCTGGAGCGGCTCGGCCCGCAGGATGTGGTGACCTTCACCGGCTCTGCCGAGACGGCGCTGAAGCTGCGCGGCACCCCGGCGCTGCTGCGCAATTCGGTGCGGTTCACGGCGGAGCAGGATTCGCTGAACGCCTCGATCCTCGGGCCGGATGCGGGGCCGGACAGCCCGGAATTTGATTTGTTTGTCAAAGAGGTGCACCGCGAAATGACCGCCAAGGCCGGGCAGAAGTGCACCGCGATCCGGCGCATTCTGGTGCCCGAGGCGCAGGTTGACGCGGTGATCGAGGCGGTCTCGGCGCGGCTGGCGAAAACCACGGTGGGCGATCCGCGCGAGGAGGGCGTGCGGATGGGCGCGCTGGTGAGCGCGGCGCAGGCGGCGGATGTGCTTGAGAAGGCGGCGATCATTGGCTGGGAGGCGGAGCTGGTGTTCGGCGGGATGGACGGCTTCGCGCCTCTGGGAGAGCGGGCCACGGGCGGGGCCTTCGTGGCGCCGCATCTCTTCCGCGCCGACCCGGACGCCGCGCAGCGCGTGCATGACACCGAGGCCTTCGGGCCGGTCAGCACGGTGATGGGCTACCGCGACATGGCCCATGCCTGCGAGATCGCGGCACGGGGGCAGGGCTCGCTGGTGGCGAGCGTGATCACCCATGATCCGGCGGTGGCGCGGGAGGCGGTGATGGGACTCGCCGCCTGGCATGGGCGGGTTTACCTCAACGACAGGGTGTCGATGAAGGAGAGCACCGGCCACGGCGCGCCGATGCCGCATATGGTTCATGGCGGGCCGGGCCGCGCGGGCGGCGGTGAGGAGCTGGGCGGCATCCGGGCGGTGACGCATTACATGCAGCGCACGGCGGTGCAGGGCTCGCCCGAGATGCTGCGGGCCGTCAGCGGCGTGCAGGTGAAGGGGGCGCCGGAGGTGGTGAGTGCGGGCCATCCGTTCCGCCGAAAGTTCGGTGAGCTGGAGGTGGGGCAGGTGTTGCAGACCGCTTCGCGTGAGATCACCCTTGAAGATATCGAACATTTTGCCGAGTTCACCGGCGATACCTTCTATGCCCATATGAACGAGGAGGCCGCCGCGCGTAATCCGTTCTTTCCGGGGCGCGTGGCCCATGGTTACCTGCTTCTGAGCTTTGCCGCCGGGCTGTTTGTGGACCCCGAGGAGGGGCCGGTTCTTGCCAATACCGGGCTGGAGGGGCTTGCCTTTATGCAACCTGTGGTGCCGGGAGACAGCATTTCGGTGCGGCTGACCGTGGCAAGCAAGAAGCGGCGCACGGCGGAGCACGGCGAGGTGCGCTGGGCGGTGGAGATCGCCAATCAGGAGGGCGCCACGGTGGCCGAATACGAGTTGCTGACCATGGTGGCGGGCTGA
- the paaG gene encoding 2-(1,2-epoxy-1,2-dihydrophenyl)acetyl-CoA isomerase PaaG: MSETIGVESHGGWVEITLNRPEKLNSFNEEMHLALRAALDGAASARAVLLTGAGRGFCAGQDLGDRDPAKMEGTPDLSQTLTNFYNPLVRQIRALPCPVICAVNGVAAGAGANVALACDIVLAAHSAKFIQSFGKIGLVPDSGGTWSLPHLVGMARAKALALTAEPLPAETAADWGLIWKALPDDALMSEARALAEKLSRGPTHGLGQIKQALHAATSNTMDEQLDLEAQTQKLCGAHPDYAEGVAAFLGKRAPNFGAKG, translated from the coding sequence ATGAGCGAAACGATAGGCGTCGAGTCGCATGGCGGCTGGGTGGAGATCACCCTGAACCGGCCGGAAAAACTCAACAGTTTCAACGAGGAGATGCATCTGGCGCTGCGGGCGGCGCTGGACGGCGCTGCAAGCGCCCGCGCGGTGCTGCTCACCGGCGCAGGCCGCGGATTTTGCGCCGGGCAGGACCTGGGAGACCGCGACCCTGCCAAGATGGAGGGCACGCCCGACCTCTCGCAAACCCTCACCAACTTCTACAACCCGCTGGTCCGCCAGATCCGCGCCCTGCCCTGCCCGGTCATCTGCGCCGTCAACGGCGTGGCCGCCGGAGCCGGGGCCAATGTGGCGCTGGCCTGCGACATCGTGCTGGCCGCCCACTCCGCCAAGTTCATCCAGAGCTTCGGCAAGATCGGCCTCGTGCCCGATTCCGGCGGCACGTGGTCCCTGCCCCATCTCGTCGGCATGGCCCGCGCCAAGGCCCTCGCCCTCACCGCCGAGCCGCTGCCCGCCGAAACAGCGGCTGACTGGGGCTTGATCTGGAAAGCCCTGCCCGATGACGCCCTCATGTCCGAGGCCCGCGCCCTTGCCGAAAAGCTCAGCCGGGGGCCCACCCACGGGCTGGGGCAGATCAAGCAGGCGCTCCACGCCGCCACTTCCAACACGATGGACGAGCAGCTCGACCTTGAGGCGCAAACCCAGAAGCTCTGCGGCGCCCACCCGGATTATGCCGAGGGCGTCGCCGCCTTCCTCGGCAAACGCGCGCCCAACTTCGGGGCCAAGGGATGA
- the paaI gene encoding hydroxyphenylacetyl-CoA thioesterase PaaI has protein sequence MTPQERAARSAKAMWAQDAASKWLGMELGEVGEGSARLSLTVEPHHCNGHGICHGGVIFALADSAFAFACNSRNQSTVAQQNQITYLAPGRLGETLTAQANETSLQGRTGLTDVTVTGDDGRVIAQFRGLSRAIPGSLFDEGTEQ, from the coding sequence ATGACCCCGCAGGAGCGCGCCGCCCGCTCTGCCAAGGCGATGTGGGCGCAGGATGCCGCCTCCAAATGGCTCGGCATGGAGCTGGGCGAGGTGGGCGAAGGCTCCGCGCGCCTGAGCCTCACCGTGGAGCCGCACCATTGCAACGGGCACGGCATCTGCCACGGCGGGGTGATCTTCGCGCTGGCCGATTCTGCCTTCGCCTTCGCCTGCAACAGCCGCAACCAGTCCACCGTGGCCCAGCAGAACCAGATCACCTATCTCGCGCCGGGTCGCCTTGGCGAAACCCTCACGGCGCAGGCGAATGAGACCTCCCTGCAAGGCCGCACCGGGCTGACCGATGTGACCGTAACGGGCGACGATGGCCGCGTGATCGCCCAGTTCCGCGGCCTCTCCCGCGCCATCCCCGGCAGCCTCTTCGACGAAGGGACAGAGCAATGA
- the paaK gene encoding phenylacetate--CoA ligase PaaK has product MIDLTPPRDTLEPIEIASRDEIEALQLERLKWSLAHAYENVPFYRAKFEAAGVHPDDLKSLKDLAKFPFTVKSDLRDNYPFGLFAVPRERINRLHASSGTTGKPTVVGYTAKDIDTWAGLVARSIRASGGKPGDVIHVAYGYGLFTGGLGAHYGAEKLGCTVVPVSGGMTERQVTLIEDFGASIIMVTPSYMLSILDQYRAAGLDPAQSPLKVGIFGAEPWTNAMRQEIEQAFNMHAVDIYGLSEVMGPGVANECVETKDGLHIWEDHFFPEIINPETGAPVEDGQLGELVFTTLTKEGMPIIRYRTRDLTRLLPGTARSMRRMEKVTGRSDDMIILRGVNVFPTQIEEQLLKCRGLAPHFQIELTRAGRMDALTVHCECTAEGSAARETSAKELAHHIKSVVGITARIEVHDPEGVARSQGKAQRVVDNRPKE; this is encoded by the coding sequence ATGATCGACCTCACCCCACCCCGCGACACGCTGGAGCCGATCGAGATCGCCTCGCGCGACGAGATCGAGGCACTGCAACTCGAGCGCCTGAAGTGGTCGCTCGCCCATGCCTATGAAAACGTGCCGTTCTACCGCGCGAAGTTCGAGGCGGCGGGCGTTCACCCCGATGATCTCAAGAGCCTGAAAGACCTCGCCAAGTTCCCCTTCACGGTCAAATCCGACCTGCGTGACAACTACCCCTTCGGCCTCTTCGCCGTGCCGCGGGAGCGCATCAACCGCCTGCATGCCTCCTCGGGCACCACCGGCAAGCCCACGGTCGTCGGCTATACCGCGAAGGACATCGACACATGGGCCGGCCTCGTCGCCCGCTCGATCCGCGCCTCGGGCGGCAAGCCGGGCGATGTGATCCATGTCGCCTATGGCTACGGGCTGTTTACCGGCGGGCTGGGGGCGCATTACGGCGCCGAGAAGCTGGGCTGCACCGTGGTGCCCGTCTCGGGCGGGATGACCGAGCGGCAGGTGACGCTGATCGAGGATTTCGGCGCGTCGATCATCATGGTCACCCCCTCCTACATGCTCTCGATCCTCGACCAGTATCGCGCCGCCGGGCTGGACCCGGCGCAAAGCCCGCTGAAGGTGGGGATCTTCGGGGCAGAGCCATGGACCAACGCGATGCGGCAGGAAATTGAACAGGCGTTCAACATGCATGCGGTTGATATCTATGGGCTATCGGAGGTGATGGGCCCCGGCGTGGCGAACGAGTGTGTAGAAACCAAGGACGGGCTGCACATCTGGGAAGATCACTTCTTCCCCGAGATCATCAACCCCGAAACCGGCGCGCCGGTGGAAGATGGCCAGCTGGGAGAGCTGGTGTTCACCACGCTGACCAAGGAGGGGATGCCGATCATCCGCTACCGCACCCGCGACCTCACCCGCCTGCTGCCCGGCACCGCCCGCTCGATGCGGCGGATGGAGAAGGTGACCGGGCGCAGCGATGACATGATCATCCTGCGCGGGGTCAACGTGTTTCCCACCCAGATCGAGGAGCAATTGCTGAAATGCCGGGGCCTCGCGCCGCATTTCCAGATCGAGCTGACCCGCGCGGGGCGGATGGATGCGCTGACCGTGCATTGCGAATGCACCGCCGAGGGCAGCGCGGCGCGGGAGACCTCCGCCAAGGAGCTGGCGCATCACATCAAGTCGGTCGTCGGCATCACCGCGCGGATCGAGGTGCATGACCCCGAGGGGGTTGCCCGCTCGCAGGGCAAGGCGCAAAGGGTGGTCGACAACCGCCCGAAGGAATAG
- a CDS encoding TetR/AcrR family transcriptional regulator, with protein MARPIAADHEEKRRDILLTAARVFATSGYDRASMAEVARACGVSKALIYHYYSSKEALLFDILDVHLKRLRDRIRAVEAEEAEARPRLVAMLRVILRDYEGADHKHQLQMSALSTLPEESQAVLKDYQRDMVRRVSAALAALAPPELAASKARMRDVTMSVFGMLNWFHMWQPRATPTERDDYAALVAGLALDGLAGVS; from the coding sequence ATGGCCCGCCCGATTGCCGCAGATCACGAGGAAAAGCGCCGCGACATCCTGCTCACGGCGGCGCGGGTCTTTGCGACAAGCGGCTATGACCGGGCCTCCATGGCCGAGGTGGCGCGGGCCTGCGGCGTGTCCAAGGCGCTGATCTATCACTATTATTCCAGCAAGGAGGCGCTGCTTTTCGATATTCTCGACGTGCACCTGAAGCGCCTGCGCGACCGCATCCGCGCGGTGGAGGCCGAAGAGGCCGAGGCCCGGCCCCGGCTGGTGGCGATGCTGCGTGTCATCCTGCGCGATTACGAGGGCGCCGACCACAAGCACCAGCTCCAGATGAGCGCGCTTTCCACCCTGCCCGAAGAGAGCCAGGCAGTGCTGAAGGACTACCAGCGCGACATGGTGCGCCGGGTCTCGGCGGCGCTGGCGGCGCTGGCCCCGCCGGAGCTGGCGGCAAGCAAGGCGCGGATGCGCGATGTCACCATGTCGGTATTCGGGATGCTCAACTGGTTTCACATGTGGCAGCCGAGGGCGACGCCCACAGAGCGCGATGATTACGCGGCGCTGGTCGCCGGGCTGGCGCTCGACGGGCTGGCCGGGGTCAGTTGA
- a CDS encoding CRTAC1 family protein gives MTVRAFTAGLLALLAVPALAEPRFVPVELPVEHIYAGGWEHFVGGGVAVFDCSGDGLPEIVAAGGEAPATLLLNGGAMAFRPGAFPEYTHVSGAFPVDIDSDGQSDLVLTRVGENILLRGTGNCGFEPADWGFDGGTRWSTAFSATWEAGQSWPTLAFGNYVDRDNPDGPFEACDVNHLYRPGPEGYGPVTTLEPGFCALSILFSDWARRGQQDLRISNDRHYYVSGGTEQMWRLDPAPRLLAEAEGFEPVSIWGMGIASRDLTGDGRPEVMLTSMGDQVLMEWDGSGYVRAPWERGATATKPHTGEDGRPSTGWHAEFGDVDNDGLADLFIAKGNVDQMPGMAMDDPNNLLMQDAEGVFHEAAAQAGVASGARSRGAALADLDGDGRLDLVVVNRRAPMEVYRNVTEGTGHWLAVQPLQDGANRDAVGAWVEVRAGGRTEAQERTIGGGHAGAQLMPLHFGLGEAEEAEARVIWPDGTVGPWVQVQAGQSYRVAYPGVLFWVN, from the coding sequence GTGACGGTGCGCGCGTTCACGGCCGGGCTGCTCGCCCTCCTTGCCGTGCCGGCCCTGGCCGAGCCGCGCTTTGTGCCGGTGGAGCTGCCGGTGGAGCACATCTATGCCGGTGGCTGGGAGCATTTTGTCGGCGGTGGCGTGGCGGTGTTCGACTGCTCGGGCGACGGCTTGCCCGAGATCGTCGCGGCAGGCGGCGAGGCCCCGGCCACGCTGCTGCTGAACGGCGGCGCCATGGCGTTCCGCCCCGGCGCCTTCCCCGAATACACCCATGTCTCCGGCGCCTTCCCGGTGGATATCGACAGCGACGGGCAGAGCGACCTCGTGCTCACCCGCGTGGGCGAAAACATCCTGCTTCGCGGCACCGGCAACTGTGGCTTCGAGCCCGCCGATTGGGGCTTTGACGGCGGGACGCGCTGGAGCACCGCCTTCTCGGCCACATGGGAGGCGGGGCAAAGCTGGCCCACGCTCGCCTTCGGCAATTATGTCGACCGCGACAACCCCGACGGCCCCTTCGAGGCCTGCGACGTGAACCACCTCTACCGCCCCGGCCCCGAGGGCTATGGCCCCGTCACCACGCTGGAGCCGGGCTTCTGCGCCCTCTCCATCCTGTTCTCCGACTGGGCCCGGCGCGGGCAGCAGGACCTGCGCATCTCCAACGACCGGCACTACTACGTGAGCGGGGGCACCGAGCAGATGTGGCGGCTCGACCCCGCCCCGCGCCTGCTGGCCGAGGCAGAGGGCTTCGAGCCGGTCTCGATCTGGGGCATGGGCATCGCCAGCCGCGACCTCACCGGCGATGGCCGCCCAGAGGTGATGCTGACCTCGATGGGCGACCAGGTGCTGATGGAATGGGACGGGAGCGGCTACGTGCGGGCGCCCTGGGAGCGTGGTGCCACGGCGACCAAGCCGCATACCGGTGAGGATGGCCGACCGAGCACGGGATGGCACGCGGAGTTTGGCGATGTCGACAACGATGGCCTGGCCGATCTGTTCATCGCCAAGGGCAATGTCGATCAGATGCCGGGCATGGCGATGGATGATCCCAACAACCTGCTGATGCAGGATGCCGAGGGCGTGTTTCACGAGGCGGCGGCGCAGGCCGGGGTGGCCTCGGGGGCGCGGTCCCGTGGCGCGGCGCTGGCCGATCTCGACGGCGACGGGCGGCTCGATCTGGTGGTGGTCAACCGCCGCGCGCCGATGGAGGTTTACCGGAATGTTACCGAAGGCACCGGCCACTGGCTGGCCGTGCAGCCGTTGCAGGACGGGGCCAACCGCGATGCCGTGGGCGCCTGGGTCGAGGTGCGGGCCGGTGGCCGGACCGAGGCGCAGGAGCGCACCATCGGCGGTGGTCATGCCGGGGCGCAGCTGATGCCGCTGCATTTCGGGTTGGGCGAGGCGGAAGAGGCTGAGGCGCGGGTGATCTGGCCGGACGGGACGGTTGGTCCCTGGGTGCAGGTGCAGGCGGGCCAGAGCTACCGGGTGGCCTATCCGGGCGTTCTCTTCTGGGTCAACTGA
- a CDS encoding ROK family protein: protein MQLDLSDREAEETVQLAGCGPIRMAGGGELAGPLRQLAYERIRSAGQIARVDLARVLDVSPATVTAVVSELLAAALVEEVEGTARPGARGRPPVALRVRGGAGYVIGIKLAEFKHTAVLTDMTGTTLASSTLPRSAHARSLKAVLEEAARLVDDVTARAGVTRDQVIALGAGLPGLVDHPEGRVLWSSVLEGEDVALAHRLTERLGIPAWIDNDTNLLTLAELWFGRGRMARDFAVVSIEQGVGMGLVLGQSLYRGAHSLALELGHTKVQLDGALCRCGQRGCLEAYTSDYALVREAHTALELGSHLQLSPQMVLESLHDRAKAGNEGARNIFRRAGRYMAAGLANVINLFDPSLVILSGERMQYQYLYAEEVMREMGELIVGRGRRPPDVAVNTWGDLVWARGAAALALDIAAQKLAGRDAA from the coding sequence ATGCAGCTCGATCTTTCGGATAGGGAGGCTGAGGAGACGGTGCAGCTTGCGGGCTGCGGCCCGATCCGCATGGCCGGAGGTGGCGAGCTTGCCGGCCCGCTGCGCCAGCTGGCCTATGAGCGCATCCGCAGTGCCGGGCAGATCGCCCGGGTCGACCTGGCCCGCGTGCTCGATGTCAGCCCGGCCACGGTGACGGCGGTGGTGTCGGAGCTGCTCGCCGCCGCGCTGGTCGAAGAGGTCGAGGGCACGGCCCGCCCCGGCGCACGCGGCCGCCCCCCGGTGGCGCTGAGGGTGCGGGGAGGCGCGGGCTATGTCATCGGCATCAAGCTGGCCGAGTTCAAGCACACCGCCGTTCTGACCGACATGACCGGCACCACGCTGGCCTCTTCCACCCTGCCGCGCAGTGCCCATGCCCGCTCGCTGAAGGCGGTGCTCGAAGAGGCCGCGCGCCTCGTCGATGACGTGACCGCGCGCGCCGGGGTCACGCGGGATCAGGTGATCGCCCTCGGCGCGGGCCTGCCCGGGCTGGTCGACCACCCCGAGGGCCGCGTGCTGTGGTCGTCGGTGCTGGAGGGCGAGGACGTGGCCCTCGCACACCGCCTCACCGAGCGGCTCGGCATCCCGGCCTGGATCGACAATGACACCAACCTGCTCACCCTCGCCGAACTGTGGTTCGGCCGCGGCCGGATGGCGCGTGACTTTGCGGTGGTTTCCATCGAGCAGGGGGTGGGCATGGGGCTGGTGCTGGGCCAGAGCCTCTATCGCGGGGCGCATTCGCTGGCGCTGGAACTGGGCCACACCAAGGTGCAGCTCGACGGGGCGCTCTGTCGCTGTGGCCAGCGCGGCTGCCTTGAGGCCTATACCTCTGACTATGCGCTGGTGCGCGAGGCCCATACCGCGCTGGAACTGGGAAGCCACCTGCAACTCTCGCCCCAGATGGTGCTCGAAAGCCTGCACGACCGCGCCAAGGCGGGCAACGAGGGCGCGCGCAACATCTTCCGCCGGGCGGGTCGCTACATGGCGGCGGGGCTTGCCAATGTGATCAACCTGTTCGACCCCTCGCTGGTGATCCTCTCGGGCGAGCGGATGCAGTACCAATACCTCTACGCCGAGGAGGTGATGCGCGAGATGGGAGAGCTGATCGTGGGCCGGGGCCGCCGGCCGCCGGATGTGGCGGTGAACACATGGGGCGATCTGGTCTGGGCAAGGGGCGCGGCGGCGCTGGCGCTGGACATTGCCGCGCAAAAGCTTGCGGGGCGGGACGCGGCGTGA
- a CDS encoding substrate-binding domain-containing protein, whose protein sequence is MKKTFLAAAMASAAFTTSALAESHGVTVGVSWSNFQEERWKTDEAAIKAALEAAGATYISADAQASAAKQLTDVESLITQGADALIILAMDKDAIGPAIDAADAEGIPVVGYDRLIEDDRTFYITFDNKGVGSIIAQEVTAAQPEGNIAIIKGDKGDPNALFLLEGMMEVIGADVESGKITIACESFTDGWKPDNAQKNMEQCLTSTGNDIDAVLAENDGMAGGVIAALAAQGLDGIPVGGQDGDLAAINRVARGTQTVSVWKDSRQLGKAAADIAVALAGGSAMGDVEGAEMWSGGEKGVEMSAIFLAPTPITKDNIGDAIEAGHISKEQACEGAMDGVNGC, encoded by the coding sequence ATGAAAAAGACCTTTCTCGCCGCCGCGATGGCATCGGCGGCCTTCACCACATCTGCACTTGCCGAAAGCCACGGTGTTACCGTTGGCGTAAGCTGGTCGAACTTCCAGGAAGAGCGCTGGAAAACCGACGAAGCCGCCATCAAGGCCGCGCTCGAAGCCGCTGGCGCCACCTATATTTCGGCTGATGCGCAGGCCTCTGCCGCCAAGCAGCTCACCGACGTCGAGTCGCTCATCACCCAAGGCGCCGATGCGCTGATCATCCTGGCGATGGACAAGGACGCCATCGGCCCGGCGATCGACGCCGCGGACGCCGAAGGCATCCCGGTGGTCGGCTACGACCGCCTGATCGAAGATGACCGCACCTTCTACATCACCTTCGACAACAAGGGTGTGGGCTCGATCATCGCGCAGGAAGTCACCGCCGCGCAGCCCGAGGGCAACATCGCCATCATCAAGGGCGACAAGGGCGACCCCAACGCGCTCTTCCTGCTCGAAGGCATGATGGAAGTGATCGGCGCCGACGTCGAATCCGGCAAGATCACGATCGCCTGCGAGAGCTTCACCGACGGCTGGAAGCCCGACAACGCCCAGAAGAACATGGAGCAGTGCCTCACCTCCACCGGCAACGACATCGACGCCGTGCTGGCCGAGAATGACGGCATGGCCGGTGGCGTGATCGCCGCTCTGGCCGCTCAGGGCCTCGACGGTATCCCGGTCGGCGGGCAGGACGGCGATCTTGCCGCCATCAACCGCGTCGCACGCGGCACCCAGACCGTGTCGGTCTGGAAAGACAGCCGCCAGCTCGGCAAGGCCGCGGCCGATATCGCCGTGGCTCTGGCCGGTGGCTCCGCCATGGGCGACGTCGAGGGTGCCGAAATGTGGTCCGGCGGTGAGAAGGGTGTCGAAATGAGCGCAATCTTCCTCGCGCCGACCCCGATCACCAAGGACAACATCGGTGACGCCATCGAGGCCGGCCACATCTCCAAGGAGCAGGCCTGCGAAGGCGCGATGGACGGCGTGAACGGCTGCTGA